From one Panulirus ornatus isolate Po-2019 chromosome 11, ASM3632096v1, whole genome shotgun sequence genomic stretch:
- the LOC139751374 gene encoding uncharacterized protein isoform X3, giving the protein MSPATDWGRIFCIIYAFFGVPLNGILVASLADLLSCKIINSQVRRRAKRYESRVGVALDAVLYLVPGLIIFLLLPATVLMAVEVDWNFLDSFYFAFITLTTIGFGDYVGGLQEHDHVLLWLYKIVMVIWIIFGLGYIVMIITFVQQALKSKKVHNLERKLASLLKRHASRLSTNVNRDLKRIRTMVNTLAVMQRQPMYLEDKREDSIAQKVVRKVKKRSGNEPSIQVARPSSPDVVHFIHHTPTTSRHPHIPRSASAPDLTCLRKVDALQQLQSLSNINMFLDMVESLMLEHEALAAGDVEDEVRHIVEEVEAASESDFESDKKSEGSHSTEVISRDLENGYLNQGYIPNDEETSAGHQKEPHSRDHHQREDDTKRYERLKNKLNVLLRRRSSQVTSLTDTPDSVDDELKAPNHLLGEVAAIFSQPPWWQPGTLGPRPHRRISRSVPARIKETSDKSHYVISDIFVQLGYVNSSCKLQQANGLASQDQPQTEVGNSTCYTDVKDGIHETQQTFSERCHPTERPLSPWLPPAQPESEEVRPNWENHPEAEHTRL; this is encoded by the exons ATGTCTCCGGCGACAGACTGGGGCCGAATCTTCTGCATCATCTACGCCTTCTTCGGTGTTCCTCTGAACGGCATCCTGGTGGCCTCGCTGGCCGACCTCCTCTCTTGTAAG ATCATCAACTCGCAGGTGAGGAGGCGGGCCAAGAGGTACGAGTCTCGGGTTGGGGTGGCGCTGGACGCGGTGCTCTACCTGGTGCCAGGCttgatcatcttcctcctcctgcccgccACCGTCCTCATGGCCGTCGAGGTGGACTGGAACTTCCTGGACTCCTTCTACTTCGCCTTCATCACCCTCACGACCATCGGCTTCGGTGACTACGTCGGAG GGCTTCAGGAACATGACCACGTCTTACTGTGGCTGTACAAGATAGTCATGGTCATATGGATCATCTTCGGCCTGGGTTACATCGTCATGATCATCACCTTCGTCCAGCAGGCGCTCAAGTCGAAaaag GTACACAACCTGGAGAGGAAGTTGGCCTCTCTGCTGAAGCGACACGCCTCCAGGCTCAGCACCAACGTCAACAGAGACCTGAAGCGGATAAGGACG ATGGTGAACACGTTGGCTGTGATGCAGCGCCAGCCAATGTATctagaggacaagagagaggacaGCATTGCGCAGAAAGTCGTCCGGAAGGTGAAGAAGCGTAGTGGCAACGAGCCCAGCATCCAGGTGGCCAGGCCCTCATCCCCAGACGTCGTCCACTTCATCCACCATACACCTACAACCTCCAGACATCCACATATCCCCCGCTCAGCCTCGGCGCCGGACCTCACCTGCCTCCGTAAG GTTGATGCGTTGCAGCAGCTGCAGTCACTCAGCAACATCAACATGTTCCTGGACATGGTGGAGTCTTTGATGCTGGAGCACGAGGCCCTGGCAGCCGGGGACGTGGAGGACGAGGTGCGACACATCGTGGAGGAGGTCGAAGCTGCTTCTGAGTCTGACTTCGAATCCGACAAGAAGTCTGAAGGTTCTCACTCCACCGAGGTCATCTCGCGAGACCTGGAGAATGGCTACCTCAACCAGGGCTACATTCCCAACGATGAAGAGACCTCAGCAGGGCATCAGAAGGAACCACACTCCCGGGACCACCACCAGAGGGAGGATGACACGAAGCGTTACGAAAGATTAAAGAACAAGTTGAATGTGCTTCTCAGAAGGAGGTCCAGCCAGGTTACTTCCCTCACTGACACCCCTGACAGCGTGGATGATGAGCTGAAGGCACCCAACCACCTCTTAGGAGAGGTGGCAGCCATCTTCAGTCAGCCGCCGTGGTGGCAGCCGGGCACACTCGGTCCTCGGCCACATCGCCGTATCAGCCGCTCAGTTCCTGCACGTATTAAAGAAACGTCCGACAAATCTCATTATGTCATAAGCGACATCTTCGTGCAGCTGGGCTATGTCAACTCCTCGTGCAAACTACAGCAGGCGAATGGTCTCGCAAGCCAAGACCAACCACAGACCGAGGTAGGTAACTCTACGTGCTACACTGACGTCAAAGATGGTATACATGAAACACAACAGACGTTCTCAGAAAGATGCCATCCAACAGAGAGGCCCCTCTCACCCTGGCTTCCTCCCGCCCAGCCGGAGAGCGAAGAGGTCAGACCTAATTGGGAAAACCATCCTGAGGCAGAACACACTCGCTTATGA